One genomic window of Bombus fervidus isolate BK054 chromosome 14, iyBomFerv1, whole genome shotgun sequence includes the following:
- the LOC139994310 gene encoding rhodanese domain-containing protein CG4456 isoform X2 — MYCLILCCNISCIKFILCDLKPTLQFSTSILHNTDFKTMSGGDKICLNVDYNEILKAQNDSSVLIIDVREKEEIDETGKLPGSIHIPMGDVANTLLSLSEKDFKERFNKEKPSKNTKIILSCRSGKRSGMVQEEIRKLGYENAYNYVGGWLDWESNHKV, encoded by the exons ATGTACTGTTTGATACTATGTTGCAACATAAGTTGTATAAAATTCATACTGTGTGATT TAAAACCAACTTTACAGTTTTCAACCTCAATACTTCATAATACAGATTTTAAAACCATGTCTGGAGGTGATAAAATTTGCCTTAACGTTGATTATAATGAGATTCTAAAAGCTCAAAATGATAGTAGTGTTTTAATCATCGATGTcagggaaaaggaagaaattgaTGAAACTGGGAAGCTACCTGGAAGTATTCATATACCAA tgggAGATGTTGCAAATACATTGTTGAGCCTTTCTGAGAAAGATTTTAaagaaagatttaataaagaaaaacctTCCAAAAATACAAAGATCATATTAAGTTGTAGATCTGGGAAGAGAAGTGGCATGGTTCAAGAAGAAATTCGAAAGCTTGGATATgaaaa cGCATACAATTATGTTGGAGGATGGCTAGATTGGGAAAGCAATCATAAAGTATAA
- the LOC139994310 gene encoding rhodanese domain-containing protein CG4456 isoform X1: MNFNKLRQCYKFLSFKSLHQSSYVIPKPFIYDKLLKIASYRIFFHGNLQKILKKEPFSTSILHNTDFKTMSGGDKICLNVDYNEILKAQNDSSVLIIDVREKEEIDETGKLPGSIHIPMGDVANTLLSLSEKDFKERFNKEKPSKNTKIILSCRSGKRSGMVQEEIRKLGYENAYNYVGGWLDWESNHKV, encoded by the exons atgaattttaataaattacgacaatgttataaatttctttctttcaaatcATTACATCAAAGTTCATATGTTATACCAAAACCatttatttatgataaattgttgaaaatcgCTTCATATAGGATATTTTTTCATGGTaatctacaaaaaatattaaaaaaggagCCT TTTTCAACCTCAATACTTCATAATACAGATTTTAAAACCATGTCTGGAGGTGATAAAATTTGCCTTAACGTTGATTATAATGAGATTCTAAAAGCTCAAAATGATAGTAGTGTTTTAATCATCGATGTcagggaaaaggaagaaattgaTGAAACTGGGAAGCTACCTGGAAGTATTCATATACCAA tgggAGATGTTGCAAATACATTGTTGAGCCTTTCTGAGAAAGATTTTAaagaaagatttaataaagaaaaacctTCCAAAAATACAAAGATCATATTAAGTTGTAGATCTGGGAAGAGAAGTGGCATGGTTCAAGAAGAAATTCGAAAGCTTGGATATgaaaa cGCATACAATTATGTTGGAGGATGGCTAGATTGGGAAAGCAATCATAAAGTATAA
- the LOC139994310 gene encoding thiosulfate sulfurtransferase/rhodanese-like domain-containing protein 3 isoform X3, protein MSGGDKICLNVDYNEILKAQNDSSVLIIDVREKEEIDETGKLPGSIHIPMGDVANTLLSLSEKDFKERFNKEKPSKNTKIILSCRSGKRSGMVQEEIRKLGYENAYNYVGGWLDWESNHKV, encoded by the exons ATGTCTGGAGGTGATAAAATTTGCCTTAACGTTGATTATAATGAGATTCTAAAAGCTCAAAATGATAGTAGTGTTTTAATCATCGATGTcagggaaaaggaagaaattgaTGAAACTGGGAAGCTACCTGGAAGTATTCATATACCAA tgggAGATGTTGCAAATACATTGTTGAGCCTTTCTGAGAAAGATTTTAaagaaagatttaataaagaaaaacctTCCAAAAATACAAAGATCATATTAAGTTGTAGATCTGGGAAGAGAAGTGGCATGGTTCAAGAAGAAATTCGAAAGCTTGGATATgaaaa cGCATACAATTATGTTGGAGGATGGCTAGATTGGGAAAGCAATCATAAAGTATAA
- the LOC139994308 gene encoding NF-kappa-B-activating protein: protein MDARRRDREQIGLCGVDRIWGKSPTRIEDSDEDEEINKYKDSIIPKDRKRKREMKKKKSKKSKKEKKAKKDKKKKRKRKRSDSSSDSEPEEYEWVEKNGINDKAKVKKGSSSDESGDEVVGPVQKPHVTLSAKDFGKALLPGEGAAMAAYVAEGKRIPRRGEIGLTSEEIAAYESVGYVMSGSRHRRMEAVRIRKENQIYSADEKRALAMFSKEERQKRENLILGQFREMVNQKLAQEQKKK, encoded by the exons ATGGACGCACGGAGACGGGATAGAGAGCAAATTGGGTTATGTGGTGTTGATAGAATTTGGGGAAAATCACCAACTCGAATTGAAGA TTCTGATGAAGATGAGGAGATTAACAAGTACAAAGACAGTATTATACCAAAAGACAGAAAAAGGAAACGTGAGATGAAAAAGAAG aaaagtaaaaaatcaaagaaagaaaagaaagctaagaaagacaaaaaaaagaaacggaaaagGAAAAGGTCAGATAGTAGCTCTGACAGCGAACCTGAGGAATACGAATGGGTGGAAAAGAATGGAATTAATGATAAAGCAAAGGTTAAAAAGGGATCAAGTTCAGATGAGAGTGGTGATGAAGTAGTAGGACCAGTTCAAAAGCCACATGTCACATTATCTGCTAAAGATTTTGGCAAGGCTCTTTTACCTGGTGAAGGTGCTGCTATGGCTGCATACGTTGCAGAAGGAAAACGTATACCTAGAAGAGGTGAAATTGGCCTAACTTCAGAAGAGATAGCAGCATATGAATCTGTTGGTTACGTTATGAGTGGTAGTAG ACATCGGCGGATGGAAGCTGTTCGTATCCGTAAGGAGAACCAAATTTATTCTGCTGATGAGAAACGAGCATTGGCTATGTTTAGTAAAGAAGAACGGCAGAAGAGAGAAAATCTTATTTTGGGGCAATTCAGAGAGATGGTTAATCAGAAATTAGCTCaggaacaaaagaaaaagtaa
- the Nkd gene encoding NKD inhibitor of WNT signaling pathway naked cuticle, whose amino-acid sequence MHEGLMATGFVKWWRARFLAGYRPFSVVGNTEGSDSEELLGGVSAPRSGSPPESQPILLETEAPQVAVDASTSPTPATGNDEQPSASTTKQLSFEEFECDVSVAEGDRRRQEFSFTLYDFDGHGKITKDDIAGLVTTIYDTLGASIQVPPCGSKTIKVKLTVSPDQRTSQTRSAGGCLNASTQPAAATSFSGNSSCCHLKHASCNNAGTHTGTHGLRRVPRRRRVPRHRCQNEEKEVDTHSEDDGENARTNRIKQEELRKRVGPVPHLPSPYSNSSEGDISDDSDVSAAVSPLTPLLTTNQRKRSGALQRQQLLEIIQANMEKNNLSFHTSRKRHQNEQLRIPSQAPHVETSPHYNQDCRSPSESRPTATAYHKPTREKPQGFTSFSKVPVKHRGNLRKTRAHYGLQRNNTTVQPPRAYVQPQVLPRNVINPNVYIDQQTTAPANANRNGGNLLSNNQHPINQTPTNNHNVQRNETQFGQTPQQCGKSSKKHQLKHATREQDQARAMVQVVRWLEREFSQNAAASSGRKHVHEHIHHHYHHYHTEALV is encoded by the exons ATGCATGAGGGTCTCATGGCTACTGGATTCGTAAAGTGGTGGCGGGCAAGGTTCCTCGCTGGCTATAGACCCTTTTCTG TGGTTGGTAATACGGAAGGCAGCGACTCGGAGGAACTTCTTGGCGGTGTCTCGGCACCTCGTAGCGGTTCGCCACCGGAATCCCAACCAATTCTATTAGAAACAGAGGCACCACAGGTCGCGGTTGACGCTTCCACCAGTCCTACGCCGGCCACCGGAAATGACGAGCAGCCGAGTGCCAGTACAACGAAGCAACTCAGTTTCGAG GAATTCGAATGCGACGTTTCGGTAGCGGAGGGTGACCGAAGACGGCAAGAATTCTCATTCACCCTATACGATTTCGACGGCCACGGGAAGATAACAAAGGACGACATAGCCGGCCTGGTTACTACCATTTACGATACTCTGGGCGCTTCTATCCAGGTACCACCGTGCGGCAGTAAGACGATTAAGGTGAAATTGACTGTGTCGCCAGATCAGAGAACCAGCCAGACACGATCGGCTGGTGGCTGTTTGAACGCGTCCACGCAGCCGGCTGCTGCTACGAGCTTTTCCGGAAATTCGTCCTGCTGCCATTTAAAGCACGCGTCCTGCAACAATGCCGGGACCCATACTGGCACGCATGGTTTACGTAGAGTTCCTAGAAGGAGAAGGGTGCCACGACACCGTTGCCAG AATGAAGAGAAGGAGGTGGATACACACAGCGAGGATGACGGTGAAAACGCACGAACAAATCGAATAAAGCAGGAGGAATTACGCAAAAGGGTGGGGCCCGTGCCTCATTTACCATCACCCTATTCCAATAGCTCCGAGGGTGATATTAGCGATGACAGTGATGTTTCTGCCGCAGTTTCCCCCTTGACGCCACTTCTCACGACTAATCAGCGAAAACGCAGTGGTGCCCTACAAAGGCAACAGCTCTTGGAAATTATTCAGGCGAACATGGAAAAGAATAATCTCAGTTTTCATACATCAAG GAAACGACATCAGAACGAGCAACTGCGCATTCCATCCCAAGCCCCACATGTCGAGACTTCGCCTCACTACAATCAAGATTGTCGTTCACCATCGGAATCTCGGCCCACGGCGACAGCTTACCATAAGCCCACTCGGGAAAAGCCTCAGGGTTTCACATCGTTCTCCAAGGTACCTGTGAAGCATAGGGGGAATCTGAGGAAGACGCGAGCACACTACGGACTTCAGAGGAATAACACGACGGTGCAACCGCCACGAGCATACGTTCAACCTCAAGTTTTACCGAGAAATGTGATCAACCCGAACGTCTACATAGATCAACAAACAACTGCGCCAGCTAACGCGAATCGTAATGGCGGCAATCTACTATCGAACAATCAGCACCCTATTAATCAAACTCCGACCAACAATCATAACGTTCAGCGTAACGAGACGCAGTTTGGTCAAACACCTCAACAGTGTGGTAAGTCGAGCAAGAAACATCAACTGAAGCATGCGACCAGGGAACAGGATCAGGCCAGAGCTATGGTCCAAGTCGTTCGTTGGTTGGAACGAGAATTTTCGCAGAACGCCGCTGCGAGCTccggtaggaagcacgttcaCGAACATATTCATCATCATTACCATCATTACCACACGGAGGCGCTTGTTTGA